In Hyperolius riggenbachi isolate aHypRig1 chromosome 10, aHypRig1.pri, whole genome shotgun sequence, a genomic segment contains:
- the LOC137536760 gene encoding zinc finger BED domain-containing protein 4-like → MYEEVKTKVEDLLGKTNFIGLTTDMWASTSCDDYLSLTVHFLDENFQYHHLGLECIPFPEVSHTASAIETFITTTLKDWNLSQKVVCVMRDNGPNVVAALQRSPFHHLPCLAHTFQLVLKDGLLNKTEIKDIMSSCRSIVGHYKHSSKAMKTLRSAQAKLNTKPRRLIQDEPTRWNSQLHMLARLMEQKQAVLLSASDLNFQVDLTARQWTVIEEVIRILDVFDKATFVASSSQVTISEIIPLVNSTIRALHTFKSSVGSVQGFRNDLLASMRRRYHSVESEKFYALATLLDPRFKGNVFFNRENLDAAKSTLAIEITDLSMQVEDADLCTSTQGLVRDTSQTSTEQQGGHSMWSYYSQLMVPSSNSSEQSCRLSPEEEINAYLAEPLLQPSSDIFKYWKENKKYQNLRKLSKKFLITPPSTVISERLFSTSGNIVDRKRSRLDPERVRMLVFLNKNLP, encoded by the coding sequence ATGTATGAAGAGGTAAAGACAAAAGTTGAGGACCTTCTAGGAAAAACCAATTTTATTGGACTCACAACAGACATGTGGGCATCTACGTCTTGTGATGACTACCTCAGTTTGACAGTACACTTCTTAGATGAAAACTTTCAGTATCATCACTTGGGCTTGGAATGTATTCCCTTTCCTGAGGTTTCACATACAGCATCTGCAATTGAAACTTTCATTACCACTACTCTGAAAGATTGGAATCTGTCACAAAAAGTTGTGTGTGTCATGAGAGACAATGGTCCTAATGTGGTAGCAGCTTTACAGCGCAGTCCATTTCACCATTTGCCTTGCCTGGCTCATACCTTCCAATTAGTTCTAAAAGATGGTTTGCTGAACAAGACTGAAATTAAAGATATTATGTCATCCTGTCGGAGCATTGTAGGACATTACAAACACTCTTCTAAAGCCATGAAAACCTTACGATCTGCTCAAGCCAAGTTAAATACAAAACCTCGTCGTCTGATACAAGACGAACCAACTAGATGGAACTCTCAGCTTCACATGCTAGCTCGTCTCATGGAACAAAAGCAAGCTGTTTTACTGTCTGCTTCAGACCTAAATTTTCAGGTAGATCTTACTGCTCGGCAGTGGACAGTTATAGAAGAAGTGATAAGAATTCTAGATGTCTTTGATAAAGCAACTTTTGTGGCCAGTTCAAGCCAAGTCACAATATCCGAAATAATACCTTTAGTGAATAGTACTATTCGTGCATTGCACACCTTCAAATCCAGTGTTGGTTCTGTACAGGGATTTCGCAATGATTTGCTCGCATCTATGAGAAGGCGCTATCACTCTGTTGAGTCAGAAAAATTCTATGCTCTTGCTACCCTACTGGATCCCCGATTcaagggaaatgttttttttaacagagaaaatctggATGCAGCTAAATCAACGTTGGCCATTGAAATTACTGATTTGAGTATGCAAGTCGAGGATGCTGATCTTTGTACATCAACACAAGGACTAGTAAGAGACACCAGTCAAACATCAACAGAACAACAAGGAGGTCATAGTATGTGGAGCTACTACTCTCAACTGATGGTACCATCTTCCAACAGCAGTGAGCAGAGTTGCCGTCTATCCCCGGAGGAAGAAATTAATGCCTACCTAGCAGAACCACTGCTTCAACCATCCTCTGATATTTTCAAATACTGGAAGGAAAACAAAAAATATCAGAATCTGAGAAAACTCTCTAAAAAGTTCTTAATCACACCACCTTCAACTGTAATCTCAGAAAGACTATTCAGCACATCTGGCAATATAGTTGATAGGAAACGGAGTAGATTGGACCCAGAGCGAGTTCGTATGCTAGTTTTCCTGAACAAAAATCTTCCTTGA